From the genome of Osmia bicornis bicornis unplaced genomic scaffold, iOsmBic2.1, whole genome shotgun sequence, one region includes:
- the LOC123988764 gene encoding uncharacterized protein LOC123988764: MSSKKAYPITQKRRAIMYDSDSASESSEINQPNTEAPNTNIITLSKEPLALLNRQYVELKYDIKQILNKLESIERLLNNVAVTGSNSGTVDGEKSFLDQLPLASVTEMNNFDTMISESSEKFNLLVQLLYLVGGDTNKKIIYNMLHKLMTNEAATFYSGQGRKKKLSFIHLKLYDAVTVATRRRQASITDVEIKQTISLFLATAQSRLK, from the exons ATGTCATCCAAAAAAGCATATCCAATTACACAAAAGCGACGTGCAATTATGTATGATTCCGATTCTGCGAGTGAAAGCTCAGAAATTAATCAGCCTAATACAGAAGCACCAA ATACAAATATTATAACGTTAAGTAAAGAACCATTGGCATTGTTAAATCGTCAATATGTTGAACTGAAATATgacattaaacaaattttaaataaattagaatctATCGAAAGACTATTAAATAACGTAGCAGTTACCGGAAGTAATTCTGGAACTGTGGATGGCGAAAAGTCTTTTTTAGACCAATTGCCACTGGCATCCGTTACcgaaatgaataattttgataCTATGATCTCAGAAAGCTCTGAGAAATTTAACTTACTG GTACAATTACTATATTTAGTTGGCGGAGatacgaataaaaaaataatatataacatGCTTCACAAACTAATGACGAACGAAGCAGCAACGTTTTATTCGGGacagggaagaaaaaaaaaattatcttttattcatttaaaattatatgatGCTGTAACTG tAGCAACAAGAAGAAGGCAAGCGTCCATTACGGATGTTGAAATCAAAcaaacaatatctttatttttggCGACAGCTCAGTCAAGattaaaataa